TGCACGTACTTGCTCGTCGTCACCCGGCTCACCGTGGACTCGTGCATGCCGATGTCCTCGGCCACGTCGCGCAGGATGAGGGGCTTGAGGTGCGCGATGCCCTTGTCCAGGAAGTCGCGCTGGAACTTCACGATGCTCTCGGTGACCTTGTAGATGGTCCGCTGCCGCTGGTGGATGGAGCGGATGAGCCACACCGCGCTGCGCAGCTTGTCCTGGATGAAGTCCTTCGTCTGGCCGGGGCCCACCGCGCCCGTCTTCAGCGCGTTGCGGTAGGTGCCGGAGATGCGCAGCTTCGACAGGCCGTCGTCGTTGAGCACCACCGTGTACTCGTCCCCCATCTTGTAGACGAAGACGTCGGGGGTGATGTACTGCGCGTCGTCCCCGCTGAAGTTGCGGCCCGGCTTCGGGTCCAGCTTGGGGAGCAGCTTCACCGCCCCCACCACCTCTTCCAAGGTGACCTTCAGGTCCTTGGCGATGGCGGGCAGGTTCTTGCTCTCCAGGTACTTCATGTGCCGCTTGATGATGAGGCCCAAGAGCGGCGCCTGCGGCTCCTTCATCCCCTGCAGCTGGATGAGCAGGCACTCCTGCAAGTCGCGAGCGCCGCAGCCGCGCGGCTCCAGCATCTGGATGCGACGCAGGGTGCGCTCGGCGATGTGCATGGGCACGTCCGCCTCGTTGGCCAGGCGGATGAGCGGGTCACCCTCGATGTCCGGCAGCTTGAGGTAGCCGTCGTCATCCAGGTTGCCCAGGATGAGCATGGCGATGCGGCGCTCGGCGTCGTTCAGGCGCAGCGTGCCCAGCTGCTCCTGGAGCTGGTCGACCAGGTCCTCCTTCTTGACCAGGTTCGCCTCGAACGACGGCAGGTCGTCCGTGGCCACGTTGCCCTTGTTGGACGCGGTGGTGGGCTCGTTGAACTGGTAGCTGTTGAGGTACTGCTCCCAGTCGATTTCCGGCGGCCCGTCCCCGTCCGCCTTGAACTCCGGGGCGTTGTCCCCGGAAGCCGACGGCAGCTCCACGTCGCGCGGAATCTCGACGTTGTCCGCCTCCAGCGACGCCTCTCCGGGCTCCTTGTCCCCCACGTCGCCCGGTGCCTGCTCGTCCGGCTGCTCCAGGAGTGGATTCTGATCCATCTCCTCGCGGACCTGCTCCAGCAGCTCCATGCGGGAGAGCTGAAGCAGCTTGATGGCCTGCTGCAGCTGCGGCGTCATCACCAGCTGCTGCGCAAGCTTCAGGCTTTGTTTGAGTTCCATCGCCATGAGACAGGGTCTCCCCGAGTGATTCAGCCCCTACACAACACGGGACCAATCAAAGACCGTGCCAACGTAACAAGGCCCCCTGACGGCGTCTAGTGCCGGAATCGTGGTCCCTTGCTTGCATATTCAAAATTCCACAAGGAAACCAAGAGCTTGCACGCACTGAGCGTGACTGGGCCTTGTTGACCTGTCGACGCAAAAGCGGGGCCAACCCAGTCTATGCACTCGGTTGTCTGGAGGCCAGTCGTCCCTCAAAGCGGCTGCTGGAGGCGGAACCGCTCCCCCAGGTAGACGGCGCGCGCGCGGGGCGAGGCGGCAATCTCGGCGGGCGTGCCCTCCTCGAGGATCTGCCCCTGTGTGATGATGTAGGCGCGATCACAGATGCCCAGGGTGTCCTGGACGTTGTGGTCGGTGATGAGGACGCCCAGGCCGCGCTCGCGCAGGAGGAAGATTTGCCGCTGGAGGTCGCCCACGTTGATGGGGTCCACGCCGGCGAAGGGCTCGTCGAAGAGGATGAAGCGCGGCTGGGGCAACAGGCTCCGGGCAATCTCCGCGCGGCGGCGCTCGCCGCCGGAGAGGGTGCCGCCCAGGGACTCGGCGACGTGGGAGAGGCCGAACTCCTCGAGGATGGCGCTGGCGCGGGCCTCGCGGGCCTTCTTGTCCAGGCCCTTCTGGAGCTCCAGCACGGACAGGAAGTTGTCGCGCACGGTGAGCTTGCGGAACACGGAGGCTTCCTGGGGCAGGTAGCCCACGCCCCGGCGCGCGCGGCGGTGCATGGGCAGGTGCGTGAGGTCCTCGTCGCCCACGCGCACGCGGCCCGCGTCGGGCGTCACCAGGCCCACCACCATGTTGAAGCTGGTCGTCTTGCCGGCGCCGTTGGGGCCCAACAGGCCCACCACCTCGCCCGGGGACACGGTGAAGGACACGCCGTTGACCACCTGGCGCCCGCGGTAGGCCTTCTTGAGCCCCTCCGCGTACAGCTTCGCGTCGCTCATCGCGGCGCTGCCTCCGGGGCCGTGGGGGCCGTGCGAGCGGGCGCGGGCGCGGCCTTGCGCTTGGAGGGCGTGGGGGCCGACGGCGGCGACTCGAAGATGATGACGGCGTTCTCCACCTCGAGCTTCTCGCTGCCCAACGTGAGGCGGACCTTGGTCCCGCGCATGTACGTGGTCCCCTGGCGCGCCTCCGGGGTGCCGGTGACGACGAGCACGCCCGAGGCGACGTCGTACTCGGCGCGCTCGCCGCGGGCCATGCGGTCGCCGTCCACCGCGTGCACGCCGCCGGTGCACACCACGCGCGTCACCACGCGGGGCGGCGCGAAGTAGGCGGTCATCCGGTCGCACTTCAAGTCCAGGGTGCGGTGCTTCACCTTCACGTTGCCGGTGAGCGTGGCCTGCGACTTGCCGCCCTCGATGAGGTCGGCGGTGATTTGCACCGGCTCCTTCAGGTCCACCGGCCCCAGGGGGCCCTGGGTGGGGCTGCCCGCGGCGGCGGCAGGCGTGCCCCCGTCCGTGGGCGTGGCGGCGGCGACGGCGGGCATCGGCTGCGCCACGAAGAAGGCCATCACGAGGAACTCAATCACGCCCTGACTCTCCCAGCACGGTCTCCACCGAGCCTTCGAAGGTGAACGTCTCATCCGGGAAGGACAGCGAGAAGCGGTCCGCCCGCAACTGGTACGCCGGCCCTCGTACCTTCACGCCCTCGTTGCCCCGCGCGCCCTTCTCCACGGCGTCGTAGGTCAACCGCGGCGTCTCCACCACCATGCCCTCGCCCGTGCGCACCACCACGCCGCCGGACGCCACCAGCTGCTTGGACGCGACGCTGCCCTCCATATTCGGGGCGCTGATGTCCAACCCCTTCTCCGTGCCCACCGACATGCCCTGCTCGGGGGTGCCCGGGGGGATGCGCAAGGTCGCGTTCGTGGCCTGCACGTCGCCGCCGGAGCGCTGGTACGTCAGCGACTCGGCATTTCCCGACAAGGTCAGGCGCTCGCCCTCGTAGGACGCCAGGCGCGCGCCGTGGAGCACCACCTGGGGCGGGGGCCCTTGGGGGGCGTCCTCCGCCGGGCGACGCGGGGTGCACGCCGCGACGAGCAGGCAGAGGGCGAGGAGGCGGACGGGCGAGCGCGACACGAGGGTGCCTTCTATCACCGGGCGGTGGCCGGCGCCGCCCCGGCGAGCAGGGCCTGGGGGGAGGCCTCGACGGGGGGCCGCGTCTTCCAGCGCTGATGCATCCACACCCACTGCTCGGGGGTGCGCCGGATGGCCGCCTCGATTCGCGCGGACAGGGCGGCGGTGAGCGCCAGCGCCGCGGCCTCCCGGTCCTCGCCCTCGGGGAGGGGCACATCCTCCATCACCAGCCGGTAGCCGCCACCCTCCACGCGGTGGCAGAAGCCCGTCACCACCGCCGCGCCCGTGCGCACGGCCAGGTCCGCCGCGGCGCGGGGCGTGGCCGCCAGCTGCCCGAAGAAGGGCACGAAGAGCGACTGCACCTTGGTGTCCTGGTCGATGAGCAGCCCCAGGATTTCACCGGCCCTGAGCGCGCGCAGCATGGCCCGCGCCGCGCCGTCCTGGCCCCGCCAGATGCTGCGCACCCCACCCCGCTCCCGGAACCGCTCCACCAGCTTCGTCAGGCGCGGGTCCGTGGTCTCCTTCGCGATGCTCTGGCTGGGGTAGCCCGCGCGCGCCACCCGCCGGGCGAGCAGCTCCCAGTTGCCCACATGCCCTGAGATGAAGACCACACCCTTGCCCTTCGCCAGCGCCGCGTCCAGCACCGCCCGGTCCGCCTCCGGCCACGCCACCAGCGACTCCAGCCCCCGGTCCAGCGCGCCCGTGCAGGCCACCTCCAGCGCCGCCGCGCCCAGGTGACGGAAGGACGCGCGGGCCAGCGCCTGCCGCTCCGCGTCGGACTTCTCCGGAAACGCGGTGGCCAGGGACTTCAGGGCCTTGCGGCGCTCACCGCCCGCGATGGCGTAGGCCCACCCACCCAGACGGGAGCCCAGGGCCCGGGCCCACCCCAGGGGGAGGGGTTGAAGGCACAACAGGACCGTCCGGATGAGCAGGTACCGGAGGAAACGTTTCAGGCGCTTTGCTAAGGGTGGACGCTCCACACGTCGCTCCATATCCCATGCGCGAATACAACTTCGACGGACTCGTCGGTCCTACCCACAACTACGCGGGTCTGTCGCCCGGCAACCTGGCGTCACAGAGTCACGTCGGAGAGTCGAGCCATCCCCGGGAGGCCGCGCTCCAGGGCCTGGAGAAGATGCGCTTCGTCTCTGGCCTGGGGGTCGGCCAGGCGGTGCTGCCGCCCCAGCCGCGCCCCTCGCTGCGCGCCCTGAGGACCCTGGGCTTCACCGGCACCGACGAGGAGGTCATCACCCGCGCCGCGCGCGAGGCCGAGCACCTGCTGCGGCTGACGTCCAGCGCCTCCTCCATGTGGACCGCCAACGCGGCCACGGTGGCGCCGAGCACGGACACGGCGGATGGACGGGTGCACCTGACGCCCGCCAACCTGTCGCAGATGTTCCATCGCGCGCTCGAGGCGGACACCACGCACGCGGTGCTGCGCGCCATCTTCGCCGACGAGAAGCACTTCGCGGTGCACGCGCCGCTGCCGCCCGGCAGTCACTTCGCGGACGAGGGCGCGGCCAACCACACACGCCTGGCCACCCCGGGGCACGCGGGCGTGCACCTGCTCGCCTGGGGCCGCAGCGCGTGGCAGGACGTGGCGGGCCCCAAGCGCTTCCCCGCGCGGCAGACGCTGGAGGCGAGCCAGGCCCTCGCGAGGCTGCACCAGTTGGATGCGCGCTCGGTGCTCTTCCCGCAGCAGAACCCCGAGGGCATCGACGCGGGGGCCTTCCACACGGACGTGCTCGCGGTGGGCAACGAGCGCTTCCTCATGCTGCACGAGCTGGCCTTCGTGGACCACCCAGGGCTGCTTCAGGTGCTGCGCGAGAAGCTGGGTCCGGACTTCCGCGCGGTGGTGGCCAGCAGCGCGGAGCTGCCGCCCAAGGACGCGGTGAAGGCGTACCCCTTCAACTCGCAGGTGCTGACGCTGCCGGATGGGACGATGGCCATCGTCGCCCCCATCGAGAGCCGCGAGACGCCCGCGGCCCGCGGCTTCCTCGAGCGCGTGGTGGCCGAGGACACGCCGGTGAAGGCGGTGCACTACCTGGACGTGCGCCAGTCCATGAACAACGGCGGCGGGCCCGCCTGCCTGCGCCAGCGCGTGTGGCTGACGGACACCGAGCGCCGCGCCATCCACGCGGACGTCTTCTACACGCCCGCCCTGCACGAATCCCTGGCCGCCTGGGTGCGCCGCCACTACCGCGACGTGCTGCGCCCCAAGGACCTGCAGGACCCGCTGCTCGCGCGCGAGACGATGACGGCGCTGGACGAGCTGACGCGCCTCCTGAAGCTCGGCAGCGTCTACGACTTCCAGCAGTGACGCCTGCCCGCCTGCCCCAGTGACGGGACGCCGAGCCCTCGCCCCCGAGGCTCCGTCCCGAGGGACGAGGAGTGCCGTGGCCCCAACCGTCGCGGTGACACACCTTTCGTTCAAGGAGGTGGCGTCCCGTGATTCCGGCTTCCATCCAATACTATCTGCGGCGTAACCGAGTCCTCTACGAGCGCTACTGGCATCCCAGGGCGGTCAGCGCCCAGGAGCTGGCGGAGGCGCTTCATGTCTCCGGCTGGCGCGTCGCCAAGTCCGTCATCGTGATGGCGGACCGTCAGCCCTGGATTTTCGTCGTCCCCGCGGCGGGCACCGTGGACCTGGAGCGCGTGCGGGAGCTGCTCGGCGTGCGCACCGCCCGGCTCGCCACCGAGCGGGAGTTCGCCGACCACTTCCCGGACTGCGAGACCGGGGCGGAGCCGCCCTTCGGCGAGCTGTACGGCCTGCCCGTGGCGGTGGACGAAACGCTGAGCCTCACCGAGCACCTGCTCTTCCGCGCGGGCTCGCACGAGGAGGCCCTGGAGATGCGCTTCCAGGACTTCGCCACGCTGGAGTGGCCGCTCGTCGCCTCGTTCATCCACGAGCGGCTGCAGCCCGCGGCCTCGGCCGTCACCATCATCCCGCCGCTCATGATGGAGCAGGACGCGCCGATTCCGGCGTGAGGAGGGCTCAGGGCTCCACGAGCGGCTCGCGCGATTCTCCCAGCAGGTGCTCCAGCTCCTGCGCTCGCGGGTCGCTCAGGAGCTCCTTGCGACGCGAGTCCACGCGAGCACGCTCGGCGGACTCCAGCCGCGTCATCCAGGCGCGCGCGGCCTCACGGGCGTCGGGAGGCAACAGCGCCAGGCCCTCGCTCACCGAGCGAGCCGCCGCGTCGTAGCGCTTGAGCGACTCCTGCAGCCGCGCCACCGCGAAGTGGGCCTCCGCGCTCGGCAGGAGCCGGGCCACCGTCTGCCGCCGGTCCACCGCGCGCGACAGGAGCCCCTCGCGCTCCAGGCCATCCGCCTCCATCGACAGCAGGCGCGCCCGCTGACGGTAGTCCGTGACGAGACCGCCCACCGATTGAAGTGTCTGGCGCGCCCGCCGCGTCAGGCCCGCGTCCATCTGCCAGGAGGCCAGGATGAGGGCCAGTTCCAGGTCCTCGGGGTGACGTGAGCGCAGGACCTCGATGTCCCGCAGCGCGGCCTCGCTCTCCCCTCGCCCCCGGAGCACCTCGGCGCGCAGGAGCACGGTGTCTCGCTCCCCCGGCGCTCGACGCTCGACCTGCACGCAGGCCGCCTCCGCTTCGGGCAGCTCCTTTCGCGACAGCCGCAACCGCGTCTCGCGCGCCCACAGCGCCGTGACGCCAGGGCGACCCTCGAAGTGCTCTCGCGCCCAGGCGCCATAGGCCAGCGCGAGCTCCGGACGATTCAAGTGCCAGGACAGCGCGTCCAGCAGCGCGCCGGCGATGTCGGGGGAGTCCGGCGTCATCGCCACCAGGTCCTCCACCGTCCGCGCCCGGCGGACCGCGTCGCCCACGAGCGCGCCCTTCTCGCCCGCCTCGTACGCCAGCCGGTACTCCAGGAAGGCCTGTGAGCGATGCCCCATCGCCAGCAGCGCATGCGCCGCGACCCGGTGCGACACCGCGTCCAGTGGCGCCAGGTACAGCGCGCGATTCACGAAGGCCAGCGTCTCGCTCGCGCCCTCTCCACCGCGCGCCGCGTGCGCGGAGGCCACCAGTCGATACAGCAGGTAATCCGCTGGGTGCCGGTCGATGAGCTCGAGCCCCCGGGCATGCACCGTCTCCACCGGCGCTCGCGCGCGGACCAACTCCGCCAGCTCGGTCTCCACCTCCGCGAGCCGCGAGGCGCCAGGCAGCAAGGCCACCAAAGCCAACGCCATCAGCGCACCACAGGCCGCCAGCGACAACCCGGACGAAGGCAGCGCCCACGCATCCAGGGTGTCACGCTCGCGAGGACGCGCCACCGTGCCCAGCACCACCAGCGCCGCCACGGCGCAGGCCGGCAGCTCCAGGCTGAAGTCGAAGAGGTTGTGCAGGGCCAGCGCGGCCACGCCCGCGAGCGCGGACACCTCCAGGGCGTCCAGCCCCTCGCGTCGCGCCAGCCGCGCGAAGCCCCAGACGGCCAGGACCAGCAGCAGCAATCCCGGCAGCCCCAGCTCCGCCACCAGCTGGAGCACGACGTTCTCCGGATGCGTGAGCGTGTTGGGGTTGAGCTCGGACTGGTAGCGCGGGAAGGCCGCCTCGAACGCGCCGCGTCCCATGCCCAGCGCTGGGAAGGACGAGGCCGCCTTCGCCATCATCGGCCACAGCGACACCTTGGACTGCCCCAGCTTCTCCAGGCTGTCCGCCGAGCGGGCCTCGGCCCAGAGCGGCTCCGCCACCGCATACGCGCCCACGGCCAGCACCGCCAGGAGCCCCAGCACCGGGACGAAGCTGCGCGCGGATGTGACGCCGCGTCGCTCCT
This genomic interval from Myxococcus guangdongensis contains the following:
- the rpoN gene encoding RNA polymerase factor sigma-54 translates to MAMELKQSLKLAQQLVMTPQLQQAIKLLQLSRMELLEQVREEMDQNPLLEQPDEQAPGDVGDKEPGEASLEADNVEIPRDVELPSASGDNAPEFKADGDGPPEIDWEQYLNSYQFNEPTTASNKGNVATDDLPSFEANLVKKEDLVDQLQEQLGTLRLNDAERRIAMLILGNLDDDGYLKLPDIEGDPLIRLANEADVPMHIAERTLRRIQMLEPRGCGARDLQECLLIQLQGMKEPQAPLLGLIIKRHMKYLESKNLPAIAKDLKVTLEEVVGAVKLLPKLDPKPGRNFSGDDAQYITPDVFVYKMGDEYTVVLNDDGLSKLRISGTYRNALKTGAVGPGQTKDFIQDKLRSAVWLIRSIHQRQRTIYKVTESIVKFQRDFLDKGIAHLKPLILRDVAEDIGMHESTVSRVTTSKYVHTPQGIFELKYFFNSSIARVSGEDTASEAVKHHIKQLVAQEDARNPYSDQKIVELLRSQGTEIARRTVAKYREVLGILPSSKRKRYY
- the lptB gene encoding LPS export ABC transporter ATP-binding protein, which encodes MSDAKLYAEGLKKAYRGRQVVNGVSFTVSPGEVVGLLGPNGAGKTTSFNMVVGLVTPDAGRVRVGDEDLTHLPMHRRARRGVGYLPQEASVFRKLTVRDNFLSVLELQKGLDKKAREARASAILEEFGLSHVAESLGGTLSGGERRRAEIARSLLPQPRFILFDEPFAGVDPINVGDLQRQIFLLRERGLGVLITDHNVQDTLGICDRAYIITQGQILEEGTPAEIAASPRARAVYLGERFRLQQPL
- a CDS encoding LptA/OstA family protein, with the translated sequence MIEFLVMAFFVAQPMPAVAAATPTDGGTPAAAAGSPTQGPLGPVDLKEPVQITADLIEGGKSQATLTGNVKVKHRTLDLKCDRMTAYFAPPRVVTRVVCTGGVHAVDGDRMARGERAEYDVASGVLVVTGTPEARQGTTYMRGTKVRLTLGSEKLEVENAVIIFESPPSAPTPSKRKAAPAPARTAPTAPEAAPR
- a CDS encoding lysophospholipid acyltransferase family protein, with translation MERRVERPPLAKRLKRFLRYLLIRTVLLCLQPLPLGWARALGSRLGGWAYAIAGGERRKALKSLATAFPEKSDAERQALARASFRHLGAAALEVACTGALDRGLESLVAWPEADRAVLDAALAKGKGVVFISGHVGNWELLARRVARAGYPSQSIAKETTDPRLTKLVERFRERGGVRSIWRGQDGAARAMLRALRAGEILGLLIDQDTKVQSLFVPFFGQLAATPRAAADLAVRTGAAVVTGFCHRVEGGGYRLVMEDVPLPEGEDREAAALALTAALSARIEAAIRRTPEQWVWMHQRWKTRPPVEASPQALLAGAAPATAR
- the astB gene encoding N-succinylarginine dihydrolase, coding for MREYNFDGLVGPTHNYAGLSPGNLASQSHVGESSHPREAALQGLEKMRFVSGLGVGQAVLPPQPRPSLRALRTLGFTGTDEEVITRAAREAEHLLRLTSSASSMWTANAATVAPSTDTADGRVHLTPANLSQMFHRALEADTTHAVLRAIFADEKHFAVHAPLPPGSHFADEGAANHTRLATPGHAGVHLLAWGRSAWQDVAGPKRFPARQTLEASQALARLHQLDARSVLFPQQNPEGIDAGAFHTDVLAVGNERFLMLHELAFVDHPGLLQVLREKLGPDFRAVVASSAELPPKDAVKAYPFNSQVLTLPDGTMAIVAPIESRETPAARGFLERVVAEDTPVKAVHYLDVRQSMNNGGGPACLRQRVWLTDTERRAIHADVFYTPALHESLAAWVRRHYRDVLRPKDLQDPLLARETMTALDELTRLLKLGSVYDFQQ
- a CDS encoding aminoacyl-tRNA deacylase; amino-acid sequence: MIPASIQYYLRRNRVLYERYWHPRAVSAQELAEALHVSGWRVAKSVIVMADRQPWIFVVPAAGTVDLERVRELLGVRTARLATEREFADHFPDCETGAEPPFGELYGLPVAVDETLSLTEHLLFRAGSHEEALEMRFQDFATLEWPLVASFIHERLQPAASAVTIIPPLMMEQDAPIPA
- a CDS encoding O-antigen ligase family protein, whose protein sequence is MAPSQRSSSRYTRLAEVALATLVVVCPLALGGAARWVLVPLGLLSGAAALLACIGARRHGHSLRFPLVAVPLAAGAVLCVAQLVPLPSGVLGLVSPEAAALREFALEPLGLGGARPVSLDPPATWRELSKHLAYLFVFLATVQVSRSKDSRRRLLAVVTFTGAAVTLVGLGHALMGVTSLFGLRSWVHAHPTLVTFFGNPNHLAGFLGLGASVGVGLALTMRPPMKALPYALAAGACGLGVVLTLSRGGIVFFVLGQGLLALWLMRRRREERRGVTSARSFVPVLGLLAVLAVGAYAVAEPLWAEARSADSLEKLGQSKVSLWPMMAKAASSFPALGMGRGAFEAAFPRYQSELNPNTLTHPENVVLQLVAELGLPGLLLLVLAVWGFARLARREGLDALEVSALAGVAALALHNLFDFSLELPACAVAALVVLGTVARPRERDTLDAWALPSSGLSLAACGALMALALVALLPGASRLAEVETELAELVRARAPVETVHARGLELIDRHPADYLLYRLVASAHAARGGEGASETLAFVNRALYLAPLDAVSHRVAAHALLAMGHRSQAFLEYRLAYEAGEKGALVGDAVRRARTVEDLVAMTPDSPDIAGALLDALSWHLNRPELALAYGAWAREHFEGRPGVTALWARETRLRLSRKELPEAEAACVQVERRAPGERDTVLLRAEVLRGRGESEAALRDIEVLRSRHPEDLELALILASWQMDAGLTRRARQTLQSVGGLVTDYRQRARLLSMEADGLEREGLLSRAVDRRQTVARLLPSAEAHFAVARLQESLKRYDAAARSVSEGLALLPPDAREAARAWMTRLESAERARVDSRRKELLSDPRAQELEHLLGESREPLVEP